The following nucleotide sequence is from Echeneis naucrates chromosome 17, fEcheNa1.1, whole genome shotgun sequence.
ataaattacataaatactGGTGTTTAGGTAATCAATCAGCAAAACAGAATgtttatcagtttatttttagGTCCGGTTTTTCTCCAATGAAACAAGTAAAACGTAACTGTATTCCTTGACCTACCACCACGCATCTTCCAAGAGTTTAAGAACACAGACATGAAATACAAGAACCGTGTGCGGAGCCGAATCTCAAATCTGAAGGACATGAAAAATCCTAATTTAAGGAGGACTGTGTTATGTGGGAGTGTAACCCCTGAGCGGATGGCAAAGATGACTGCAGAGGTGTGTTACAGTTCGAGATTAAGGAAATTGTGCTAAATAATAAGCATCCAAATACTGGATGATCGTTGTAttgctatttgtttttaatttgtctttgaaaaTTTTGTCTTTTACTTCCTTGCAGGCCCTCACTTTTATCATTCTTATGTTTTCTTTAGGAAATGGCTAGTGATGAACTGaaggaaatgagaaagaatTTGACCAAAGAGGCTGTCAGGGACCACCAGATGGCCACCACTGGAGGCACTCAGACTGATCTATTCACCTGTGGCAAGTGCAAGGGGAAGAGCTGCACCTACACACAGGTACAGATTGTCATCTTTGCCCCTGAGATGTAGTAAATCCATGTGCAGTACATCATAACAGGATATGTGATTGTTCTTAAAACTGGAATGCCAGACAGCTCAAGGAGCAATCTGCAAAGTGGTGTCCTGCATCTTTTGATTGGGGTGATTTATTGATGACTGCAAATGAGAATAGGGAGCTGTTGAGCAGCTCTGGAATGATAATGtatcaaaacttttttttttacatttctaggTTCAAACTCGCAGTGCTGATGAGCCAATGACCACATTCGTCTTCTGCAATGAATGCGGAAATAGATGGAAGGTACGTTGGTTATTGTGGGCTGTTTACTTTGAGTCAATGAACAAACTGCACTGATCCACACTCTTGTCTGTGTGCAGGAATCATATAGCGGCCTCCACTATGACAACCcctctgttttgtgttttatcatttgttttcacttccaCGCAGTACTCCAACATAAATACTaagttcattttattgtttattctcCGTTGAGACTGTTTGCAGGCACGCTAATATAAGTCCCACCTGTGCTTATCTGATCAGTTCTATTTAGCCTTTGAATATATACTTAATAATGGCACTTTTGGAATATTGCAACttagtgttagggttagttgaTATAATTAGTTgatcaaaagaaaatgaatcaacaaCAAACTCTATAATGAATTTACCGTGTTGACTCATCTCAAACAGTACTCAGTATTGCAAAAATCCAAACCTTCTTTTGTTCTAGTGTCTCATTGACAGTTGCGGCTTTTCATCATGTTTCGTCAGCTTCTGTGTTAATTTGATAGTGCGACAGCATCATAAAATTATAGGTATAGGTTTATagtaaaaaatgaacattttcttttccagataTATGATCTGGTTATTAATTagccttttctctgtgtgtgtcctagTTCTGCTGAGTCTGCGGGCTTCATTCACAACACTCTGACAAGTAGCAAAATACCTGGACCAGTTTCTGTCTATCAGCAACAGATTGGAGCTTTGTATTTGTGGTACATAGTACACAAAATGCTGTACAAAGATGCCACTGCAGTTTCCGTTTAAATATACTGTTCATAGATTGATCTCATTGTCAGTTTCCAAtgtcgccccccccccaaaaaaaatcttttactaTTGTTATTAGTTGTTTCTCACTGTCAGATATATACAATAAATTTTGTCTCATTCTcttttatctgcattttttaTATGTAGTTTTAACACTTTGAAAAGATGTTGTTTTGCTTTCCCCTCACAAcattgcattgttttatttaatttcccaATAAAATGTAACCCATTTGATTAAATAGAAGTGCCTTTCATTAGTTGTCTTTTACAGTGTGATGTGCCTTCAACCTCTTCTGGCTGTGTGAATCTTTAATGcacgaaaaaaaacaaacaaacaaggatcTGAgaggacgtgtgtgtgtgtgtgtgtgagagagagaaagtgtatACATTTGTTATTGGTGGAATATTCATCACATCAGATTGAATGTAGATGTATGCATATTAACCTGTCGAGGGAGAGGATAATGTTGGTGACTGAACCAGGGAAGGCacacaattgttttttttttctggtttgtttttctatgaCCAGGTGCATCCACTCTGCTGATGAGTTGTGCTGCCACCATGCTAACTGAACCTAGACCCAGTGACACAAAAGTCActgcatttctttgaattttagGAAGGCTACACGGTCAAAATGTCAGCTAGCTTCTACTACTTCAATACAATATGCGGACTGATTGTGCAGCGTTCCAACTCCCAAATattgaaggattttttttttttttttttttttttttttttttttttttgagcaaaaGGTTTCTGTGGGACtccaaacagaagaaaaagtcaCAAAAGTTATAAAGAACATCTGCTTTCAGCAACACTGACTCTTGCACAATGTATATACTAGTGTTTCTGGCACTGctgcatttcaataaaaaatatatatgtataatatgtAACGATTAATAGTTGGAGGGAAGCCAATACCAAAAATGCCTTTGAATAATTTATACCCAAGAAGCTCAAATGAGCATATGTTGTCTTTTAAGTGCCTCACTGCGGGtcttttgaattatttattaatggCACTTAGCTACTTAATAAATCTTTGGTACTGTATAATACACTATGTTATATTCCCTTTAGCCATCACATGGACTACTCAAACTGCACATACATTTTCTTCATCTGGCTTTTATCTCATTAGTGTCTGCTTGAAAATCCAACTCTGTCCTGTACTGACATTATCTCCGTGTATGGTTTtgacttgaaaaagaaaaaaaaaaaagttgtgaggCTTAATGGCAATGTTGTGGTTTAGTGATTAAATCATTCCAGAGTCAATAAAATtattgtgctttattttatcttaatcAAAATGCCCACAAGTCATTATTTTCTTGGAGagtagcagaaaaaaaaaactaaaccatatactgtaaacattcacattatttgtttttaaaaatgtattcttcaGTAAACTCAGCGCAAAATAACACATTTCATATagtaaacagaagaagaaacaacatTTATAGGCATCATGCCAAACCATTGGCTTTAGATTGTGTTTTGAGGTTGATCTGCGCGGTGTATCCATCAGCTCAAATTGCACATATTAAGTTAAAGTTAACTCTAAGACAAGTAGAAGTCCCACCGTGAAGCACACAGGTTGGCAAGAAGTTCAGATCAACCAGCCCTATCTACTGATCTTTGTCCTCCGCAAATACAGACATGTGTTTCCATCATCCTCCACGCTACCAAGACGGAACACATGCGGTAATTTGGCCAATGAGAGGGATAATTTCCACTAAACTGGCTTCGTGCTCCAGTAACCACCCTAATGGCAAGAGTCTGAAGACAACCATTGCCCATGAGAAAGATTGAATGTCAAGGCACTTCCCCATGTGAGGATCTTGTCTTTGAGTGACATGTTTGTGAGGCAACAAAGTAATTCAACTAAAACTATCAGAATACATAAAAGTTTTGAACCCTTGGCAACTCCAATTTCAGTCAGTGGAAACGCTTGTGATGTACAAGCACAGTTCACAGAGTAGCTttggtgttgctgctgctaaCCTGACCTGACCGCTGCGTCCGTTCCAGTCGGTCTAGTCAATCTGATTTAGCAAACGGGATCTTCATACTGTGATTTACAAGTCAAATTCTGCCCAGATGATTCAACTTGCTGTTCAAACACGTCAGTCTCACACAAATTTCAGTAATACCTGATTTTACAGGTCTGTAAGTTTTTTtggaagtttaaaaaaaaaaaaaaaaaaggtcaacaaGTTTTCCCAGAAGATGTAATTTAGTCGCATTTATTGTCGACTTTAGTCGACTTGCCAGCATCCAGAAAgcagcttcttttttctctttttttacacttttgtttgtatttggattaaacaaacaaacatgatatAATAATCAGTTGTGAAGTTTTTGCCACCCACTCtaactctctccctcccattTCCAGACTTTGGCTATGGCTTCATATTTGCTGTATACAGCCCAGAGCCCATTTCTCAGTATAGGAAAAGGAATTGATCACATATCCTGAAATTTAGTATTTGGTACCAAATCACACAGTTCTTACAAAGAAACCTCCTTGAAATTCATTAAGAATTTACAGACCCATAAAATTTTGTGTCACCaaaatttctacattttctaACAGTGAATAATAAGTATAGTTATCTTCCCTGTAATACCTAAATACAACTTATACTTGCTGGTTCCCCTGTATTGGCAAAAAATATCAATgtcaataaatgaaaatactttATATGGTAACTAAAATTATTACTATGGTTTTTGTGTTACAGTGCCGTGTGCAGTGAGTCACactagaataaaaaaaaaaaacttttaaatagTGTTTTAAATAGGCAATCTTCTGTGGTTAAATTGAGtagaggatgttttttttaactcatgGATTTGAGTTTCTTAAggaaacacatttcacactgtAACAAGAACTATTGTCACtttgttattttaaacacactttcagcagTTCCATTTACACACAGGATCTACATGAACTGGAGTTGCCAAGTCATTGTCACAGGTACCAAAGTGTGAGGTTAGGTAACAAAACAGGGTAGAAATAAAGTCAAATCATACAGTACCCCACAAAGCTGCCTGCAAGTAGAGCTAACTTGTAGCCTGTGACTTGAGCTTTGATTTTCTTACGCAGTAAATAGAACCAGGTGTTTCCACATAAAATACCCACAATTCCATTTGTACTATTTACAAACTCATAAATATATAGTCTACAGTAGGAATCATTTCCCCCCCAAACAAtcatacaaaaaacaacataccaTAAAAAACtctgaacacaaataaaatagattactcccccccacccccccaaaaaaaagaaaacaaaagaaaaattaaaatgagaaacaaaacgCATTTATATTCCTTTGGAGTGTTTTGCTATGTTGATCTGTAGCAGTACTTGTGATGTCAAGCCCTCGGGAGATTTTGAGACCTGAGTGTCTTCGGTCAGGTGCAGATCACAATAGAGCTGAGATCCCTGGCAGGGGTCAGGCCCGAGGCCTGGTTCATGTAATCCTACACtgaacatataaaataaataaaaaaaaaaaggggctaAGGAttgggaggagaggagggaggaataAAGAGAGTTAAAAGATCACAGGTCATCACCACCCTAAGATTCAGGGGACTGCTCTGACAGAGTGTTGAGCAGGTTTTTGTAGGCTGGGGAGTTCATGTAGCGGGGATACGAGTCTCTTTGCATTAGTGTGTAGATCTGCAGCTGGGCATCGTCAAACGTGTGCGAGGTGGGCTCCTGCATGTTCCTGTTGATCGCCTCACGCACACGGGAGTCAAGGCTCACCTAGGAGTCAGCAGAATAACATGTTAGGAAGAACGTGGAAACGTTGTGTCTGTACAGTATCAAATTAGCTCGACTTAGCAAAAAGACAAGGGAACGGCAGAAAGAGCCAGCCAGAATGTTTCTAAAGATACACCAAACAAAGCTCAAGTTAACATCTTAAACTTCGTTTgtttcataaatacaaaaacaacaatccgTCGCTTGATTGGGGGATTTTCGCTTTCAGTTTCTTACTTGTTGCCCCCCATTGTCCAATTTCAATTTTTGCACAGatgaataaaatctgattttacaTATGAATAAACAAGCTGATAGGTAGATTTTATTGGGTATATTAATCTATTACTCtctgatttctgtctttgtgctaagcAAAGCTAAAACATTGTACCTTTATATTTACCATTCAGACAGGAAGGTGATCTTCTTATCGAAACAGCAACTATGAAAAGGATTATGCATACTTCCTAAAATGTTGAACTGTTCCTTTAAGTAAGGTATGAGTATGAAATGGACATTTGTATGATATTATGGAGTTTGCACCCTGAAGTCAACTGAATAATGAAGTTGGCCTGTCACACCTCTTTTGGTGAGAGGATGGAGATGTAGTCTTCATAGATGGCCCGAGCCTTCTCCTCTACCACACTCTTATTGGTCTCTTTGCTGAACTCCTCGCAGGCTAACCAGAAGAGCATGTTCTCCTCGCTGAACTCAGTGCGAAGAAACTGTCTGAAGGAGTTCCTCCCCGCCGGGCAACACATCAGCTTGTCAAACGACTGCCCCCATGAGCGCACCTCTTCCAAAGTTGGCGTAGGACTGCAGAGACAGTAGACAACATGAAAGTGAGTAACggcaacatttaaaaaaaaaaaaaaaagaaatctgtacTTAAGAGATCTTCGTGCAGTGAATTTTACTGACCAGTCTTCACAGTCTGAGGTCCCTTCCTTGACGTCATAAGATGCCTTTCGGTTCTTGTCATCTCGGTCTTCGTTCCTAGGGATTACACGGATACGAAAACGGACAGATCTCTATCAATCATAACTACACCGAACTGCAATTCCAATTATGAGGCGCAGATAATAAGATTCTTGAGAAATGATGTATTAATGAATATCGATCATCTTACTGTACGTCTATATCATTTCCTGTTTAACATAAACTTTGTGCAATAATGTAGCACCAGCAGTCTCATTGTTTCCCAAGTGGAGGCAATGCATTTAGGTAATCAATAAATTACTTGACTACCAGGACGTAAATCAGTAAGTGCTTTGATAATGAACTCATTGTTTCAGTCATATTTCAGGCATGATCAACAGAGTTTTAGTGGCTATAAAATGTGAGTCTCCACTAGCTTTCTTAGCCTACTATGAGAAAAAGTAACAGTGTAACAGTTAGTTGGTGATATTAGATTTTATGATTGGCCATGAAATATTACTTTATacttaataatacattttcaaacccaCTTATGAAGAGATTccctgcttttctctgttttatatcAAGTTAAACTGCACGGCATGACAGCTTGGGCTGTTggtcagacaaaacaagacatttgaaaaCATCACTTCCAACTCTGGGAAACTGAAATCTTTGCGTGATTAAGGGAGAAA
It contains:
- the rgs20 gene encoding regulator of G-protein signaling 20 — its product is MWQRIRGLARACRRGAGYPVNYNDPDREEQEMVCLEPMGSERMEMRKRQMSVQQESAAGGTAPAQQGQPGQANPRGSNACCFCWCCCCSCSWNEDRDDKNRKASYDVKEGTSDCEDCPTPTLEEVRSWGQSFDKLMCCPAGRNSFRQFLRTEFSEENMLFWLACEEFSKETNKSVVEEKARAIYEDYISILSPKEVSLDSRVREAINRNMQEPTSHTFDDAQLQIYTLMQRDSYPRYMNSPAYKNLLNTLSEQSPES